Below is a window of Nitrospirota bacterium DNA.
GCCAACGGAATACCAGCGGGAAACAGGAACGATTGAATTAAAAACGGTTCAAAAATCGGTTTCCTTTAAGAATGTCTCTTTTCAGTATGAAGGAATTGAAACATTGGCCCTGAACCGTATTAATATCGATGCCCGAATAGGAGATGTGATTGCCCTGGTCGGTGAAAGCGGGAGTGGAAAAACGACGTTAATTAACTTAATCCCCCGATTTTATGAACCTCAAGAGGGTGAAATCACGATAGATGATCAAAATATCAAGAATATTACCCTGTCTTCCCTGAGAAATCAGATCGGAATTGTCAGCCAGGATATTGTTTTATTTGATGAATCCGTTAAAGAAAATATTGCCTATGGGATGAAAAATGTGTCCGAGGGCGAAATTATCCAGGCGGCAAAATCAGCTCATGCCGATTCTTTTATCTCGAAACTCCCCAGGGGCTATGAGACATTGGTCGGGGAGCGGGGAATTAACCTTTCCGGAGGAGAAAGACAGCGGTTAGCTATCGCCAGAGCTTTGTTGAAAAATCCGCCTATCCTTATTTTGGACGAGGCGACCTCGTCCCTTGATTCGGAATCCGAATATATGGTTCAGCAGGCCCTGCAAATATTAATGAAAAACCGTACGACTTTTGTGATTGCTCACCGGCTTTCGACCATTCAAAACGCGAAAGTCATCCTTGTACTGGACAGGGGAAGGATTGTGGAATCGGGCGCCCATGCGGAGTTAATGGCCAGAAACGGGACTTATAAAAAGCTTTATGAAATCCAGTTCAAGGGCCGGTCAACATGAAAAACAAACTTTTGCTAAAAATATTGCCTTTTTTCGGATTCCTGATTCTCGTCTTGCTCCGCCTGACAATGAAAATAAAAACAGTTGGAAAAGAGGTCGTTGAGGATTATTTTAAAAATGATAAACGTTTTATTCTGGCCTTTTGGCATGGAAGACAGCTTTTTATGCCCTATTCTTATCATGGAAAAAAAATTCATATTCTCATCAGCCAGCATGGGGACGGAGAAATTGTCAGCCGGGCAATGAGGTATTATGGTTTTGGTTCGATTCGGGGATCGTCTACACGGGGTGGTTTTAAGGCCTTTAGGGAAATGATAAAAATTTCACGGGAATCCGATCTTGCCATAACGCCGGACGGACCAAAAGGCCCGCCCTGCAAAGCCCAGGCAGGAGTTGTCGAACTGGCAAGATTGACCGGTCTTCCCATCATTCCGGTTACGTTCGGAGCGTCAAAAAAAAAACCCTTAAATCATGGGATCAATTTATCATCCCCTGTTTTTTTTCAAAGGGAGTCTTGATATGGGGAAACCCGATCTTTGTCGACAATCAACTCAATCGTGACCAGGTGGAAATGAAAAGACGGGAATTAGAAGACGCCTTAAATTCCATTACCCTGAAGGCTGACTCTTATGACTTTACTTCCTAAAAGCATTGGAATAAGCCGGTACGTCTTTGCGGTGAAAATCATGAAAATCAATTAAGTCAATGGCCTCTTTTCTTTACAATTTCATACTCCTGTTACTCTCTCCACTCATTTTTGTTTGGTGGGGACTCAGTTTGTTTGTTCGAAAATACAGTGTCGGATGGAGCCAGCGGGTAGGTTTTCTTTCATCCGAAATGATAAATTCCTTAAAAAATCGTTCCGTTTTATGGGTGCACGCGGTCTCAGTAGGTGAAGTCCACGCGGCGATACCGATGATCCGGCTCTTAAAGGAAAGGTTTCCGGATAAAAAGCTTATTTTTTCGACCGTCACCGTAACCGGGCACAAGACCGTTGCCGCCAAGATAAAAGGAATCGACGGTCTGTTTTACTTCCCATTTGACATCCCGTGGATCATTAAAAGAGTCATTAGAATGCTCCATCCTTCGATTTTTATATTTTTTGAAACGGAAATCTGGCCTAATCTGCTGGGAAATCTTAAAAAGAACGGCATTCCTTCGGTTTTGGTGAATGGCCGGATATCCAATCGCTCATTTTCCCGTTATCTTAAAATAAAATGGTTGATGAAGGAGTGGATCGGAAACATCTCTCTGGCTCTCATGCAAACAGAGGAAGACAGGTTTAAAATGTTAGAGCTAGGCGCGGACCCCTGTAGAATCATGACCACCGGGAATACGAAATATGATCAGTTAAAACAACCGGATAAAATTCCTTTTGGCCAAATTTCTGTTTTAGGCCAATGGGATTGGTGGGTTGCCGGCAGCACCCATCCGGGAGAGGAAGAGATGATTTTAAACGCTTATCTTCGTCTTAGAAACGAGTTTCCCAGGCTGGGTTTAATAATAGCCCCGCGGCATCCGGAAAGATTTTCAGAAGTTTCCGGTCTGATCGAACAGAAGGGGATTTTTTATTCCAGAAAGAGCCAGTTAAAAAATGAAACGGTCTGGAAAAGTCATTTTCCCCCGGTGATTTTACTGGATACCATTGGGGAGCTTTCGGAATTTTATTATTGGGCCACGATAGCGTTTATAGGAGGCAGTCTGGTTCCCAAAGGAGGTCATAATATCCTGGAGGCGGTCATCTGGGGGAAAGCCCCTTTTTTTGGAAAATATTCTGAAAATTTCAAGGAGATGGTGCAAATTTTCAAAGAAAACAACGCGGGAATAGAGATTTCCAGCGAAGAAGAACTCGTTCCAAAAATCGGTTTGTATCTTAAAAACAAGAATCTTTTGGAGGAGAAAGGAAAGACCGCCTTAAAGACTCTCCATGAAAATCAGGGCGCAACCGATAGAAATATGGACCTGATTGAAAAGCTGATAAGTGAAGCAACTGGCTCTGCCAGTGCGGAACGCGGGGTTCGGGGGCATCGGAGGACGCGAAGCGCCGCACGGGCCCCTGAATCAGAGAGATATGAAAACTGAAACCTATACCTCCTCCCGCCAATGGTTCAATAAAATCATCAATACGACCCAACCGGAAGGGGGGTGGAGAGTATTATTTTCATTTCTTTATCTGGTTTCGTTATTATATTTTTTTATCGTTAAGTCAAGAACGGTTTTATATTCCTGTAAAATCTTAAAAACCTATACCCTTCCCAAAAGGGTAATCAGCGTTGGCAATATCACAGTGGGAGGAACCGGAAAAACGCCAACAGTTCTCGCTCTGGCCCGGTTCTTTAACGAGAACGGTAAAAAAGTTGCCATCTTAAGCCGGGGTTACGGAAGAACGAATGAAGGAGCCATTTTAATCGTTTCAGATGGAAACCAGATATTCTCCTCTCCGTCGTCGGCGGGAGAGGAGGCTTACTTTCTAGCGAAAGAATTAAAAGGTGTTATTGTCGCGGTTGGGAAAAATCGCTACAAAACGGGTCTGAATCTCTTAACGAAATACAAGATTGATTTATTTATTTTAGACGATGGATATCAGCATTTAAAGTTGCATCGGGATACCAACATCCTTTTGCTGGATTCAGACCATCCCTTTAGCAACGGTTCCCTTCTTCCGAGGGGAGGCCTTCGAGAACCCCTGTCGTCGATTAAACGGGCTTCGATGATTTTCCTAACCTCGAAGAATGGCAATCACAATAAAGCGGCAGCCATTTTAAAAGAGGAGCTTTTTGCCGGGATTCCGAAATACAATGTCCATTTTGCACCGAAGTGTTTTTTTAATGCGTTGACAGCGGAAACCTGCCCGATTAAAAAACTTTCTGGAAATACTTCGCTTATTTTTTCCGGGATAGCGAATCCCAGGTCTTTTAGAGCCATGGTTGACACGTGCCATATTCAAGTTGTCCGGGAACTTGTTTTCCCGGACCATCATCGGTATCAACCTCATGATATCGACGCGATTTATGATATTGCCCGGTCCAGAAAGGTCGATTTTATTATAACAACGGATAAAGATGCGGTAAAATTAACGCCATATTTAAGAAAAGAAGTGCCGCTCATTATTTTGAAACTTGAATTTAAAACCGAAGCTGATTTTCCATGGGAAACGTTAAAATCCGAAAAAGGCTCCTGAAGCAGATGACTCCGATTATCCAATATCTCCAGTATCTTGTTTTTATTTTCATTGAGAAAGTATTTAACATTCTTCCCTGTCCATATGCCTTGCGATTGGGAAAGGGGTTGGGAACTCTTTTTTATTATTTGGACAAACGCCATCGAACGGTAGCTCTTGAAAACCTGGAGATGATATACGGAACCCGGAAAACTTCTGAAGAGATCAAAAAGATTTCGTTAAGTTGTTTTGAAAATTTAGGGATCTCAATCGCTGAAATGATTCGTTTAAAAAACATGAATGAGAAAGAGCTTTTGAAAAGCATTTCGGTCGAGGGGATGGAGCATTATCACGAGGCAATGAAAAAGGGGAGGGGCCTGGTTTTTATCGGAGCCCATTTCGGTAATTGGGAAATGCTGGCAATTGTTATTTCCCTGTTATTTCAAAAGGGCTATGTTGTCGCCAGGAAACTGGACAATCCCTTCATTCATCAGAGAATTGAAAAAACAAGAACTTTTACAGGGAACCATTTTATCAATAAGAACGATGCCTTTTGGGAAATGATGAAGCTTTTAAAAAAAGGGGAACTGGTCGGTGTTTTAATGGATCAAAATGTCGCGAAGAGGGAAGGGGTTTTTGTTCCATTTTTTGGCCACCCGGCGTGTACCAATAAAGGGTTGGCGATGATCGTTCTAAAAACAAAAACTCCCATGATTCCGATTTTTATGATTCGTTTGCCGAACGGAACTCATCATGTCATTGTAAAACCGGAGCTTCCGCTTGTCCAGACCGGTCATTTAAAAAATGATGTGCGTCAAAATACGGCCCAGATTACGCTTGCGATTGAAGAGATGGTGAGCCAATGTCCCGAACAGTGGTTATGGATGCATCGGAGATGGAAAACCCAGAATGCCCCCTGAATTAGAATTCAAAGTTAAGCCTGAATGGATTAAAAGGATTTTAATTAGAACGCCTAATTGGATTGGAGATGCCGTTCTTTCAATCCCCGCGATGACTGCCGTTCGAAAACATTTTAGGAATTCAAAGATTTCTATCCTCGGTCCGGATTCCGTTATTCAACTGTTGCTAGAAAATAAAATCGCCGACGACTTTATTTCTCTTGATAACAATTATCGGAGCGTTGGGGGTAAATTACGGTTAATTCAAAACCTGAAAAAGCAAAGGTTCGACCTTGCCATTCTTTTTCAAAACGCGTTTGAAGCCGCTCTCATTACCTTTTTATCTTCTATTCGGTACCGTTATGGATATAACAGGGATGGACGAGGTTTCCTGTTAACCGATCCGGTTCCTTTTTTTTCGAAATCTGAAAAGATCCATCAACTTCAATTCTATCTTAACCTGGTAAAGCCGTTAATCGGGGTGGAACCGGTTTTTGAAAAACCCGTTCTGAAAATATCTGAAAGAGAAAAAGCCAGGGCCCGGATTTTGTTCGAAGAGGAAGGAATCCTGGAAAATAAAAAAATGATCGGAATGAATCCTGGCGCGGCCTACGGATCGGCCAAAAGATGGCTTCCGGAAAGATTTTCACAGCTGGCGGATCGTTTCATCAGGGAAACTCAAAGCCAGGTTGTTTTTTTTGGCTCATCTAGCGAAACGGCTCTTGTAAAAAAAATTCAAAGTCAAATGACCGAAAAATCATTTGCGTTAACCGGAAAGACAAATTTAAGAGAGCTGATTGCGGCGATTGCCCGTTGTTCCTGGTTTGTCACGAATGACTCCGGTCCGATGCATATTGCAAGTGCTTTAAATATTCCTACCCTCTCGATTTTTGGTCCAACAGATGATACAACCACATCGCCGGTGGGAGACGATTCCGTCATGATCAAAAAGAATGTTGAATGCTCCCCCTGTCTGATGAGGGAATGTCCGATTGACCACCGTTGTATGACCTCGATAACGGTTGACGAGGTATTCAATCTTTTTCACACCTCCTGGTTATCCGGAAAAGAGTCTTCTTCTCCGGCTGTTTTTCTTGACCGGGATGGGACGATCAATGAAGATACCCATTATGTTTCATCAGAAGAACAATTTAAGATATTTCCAGAAACTTCGGAGGGAATCTTGTTGCTTAATCAGATACAGGTCCCGGTTTTTGTAGTTTCGAACCAATCCGGCGTTGAAAGAGGTTTTTTTACCGAGGCGTTGCTCTTAAAGCTTCATATGAAACTGGAGGCAGACCTTAACCGGGTTCAAGCCAAAATTTCAGGGTTTTATTATTGTCCGCACCGCCCTGAAACCGGATGTTTTTGCCGAAAACCAAAGGTCGGAATGATCAACAAGATTCTTGAAAAGTATCCGGTCAATTTAAAAAAGTCGTATTTTGTGGGAGATCAGCTTTCAGACCTTGAATTGGCCAATCGAATCGGAGCAAAAGGGATTTTGGTGCTGACCGGCAAAGGGAAGGAAACCCTGATGAAGTTAAAAGATCAACCCGATATTATTCCGGTATATGTTGCCGACAATATTCTTCATGCGGCTAGGTGGATACAAGAAGATTTTAAAAACGCCGATTCGGACCTAAAACAAACACATAAAAAACGCGTCATTGCGAGAAGTGAAACGACGAAGCAATCTTAGAGCCAGGGATTGCTTCGCTACGCTCGCAATGAAGTAGCAGCACTGAAATTGTCGCTATTCTGAAGGGAATGAATTGTTGAACTTTCGTGTTAAGTGGGCGCATATCTATCGCTTTTATGAAGCGGTCGAACCTCATCTTAAAATGTCTCTTCCTCTGGAAGAGCTTCCCAAGGGAGATAAGGTTTTGGTTCTTGCCCCTCATATTGATGACGAAACCATCGGTTGTGGAGGAACGCTTTTTAAACATTCTGCCGCGGGCCACACGGTCACTGTTCTTTTTCTGGCCGACTGTACCGAAGAAAGGCAAAAGGAGGGAGAGGCGGCTGGAAAGATATTAGGTGTGTCGAAGAGAATTTATTGGGAATACCAATCCAAAACACTTAATCAATTTCCTGAAATCAGAGGACGGTTAATAGACCTCATTAAGGAAACCGATCCGGATGTGGTGTATCTTCCATCATTTATAGACCGTCATAATGACCACGTCACCCTGAATTATTATTTTTTTCAAGCGCTGAAAAACTTAAAGAAAAACTTTATGATTTACAGCTATGAGGTCTGGACGACTCTGATCCCCAATGTGGTGGTCGATATTTCCGATCAGGTTGAAATCAAAAAACGGGCAATGGCCTGTTATCCCAGCCAGTTAGCCGGGCATAATTGGCTTGAAGGAACCCTTTCTCTCAACCGATACAGAGGTATGGTTTCAAATGCCAAAAGTCATGGAGAGGCTTTTTTTAGAATGAGCCCTGACAAATATATTAAGCTATGGGACAGCCTCTATGGATAAATCTTTGCGGGTGATGAATTTGAATTTGGGTGATGGAAGGGCGGGTTCCGGAGTTTTTGCG
It encodes the following:
- a CDS encoding lysophospholipid acyltransferase family protein — its product is MKNKLLLKILPFFGFLILVLLRLTMKIKTVGKEVVEDYFKNDKRFILAFWHGRQLFMPYSYHGKKIHILISQHGDGEIVSRAMRYYGFGSIRGSSTRGGFKAFREMIKISRESDLAITPDGPKGPPCKAQAGVVELARLTGLPIIPVTFGASKKKPLNHGINLSSPVFFQRES
- a CDS encoding 3-deoxy-D-manno-octulosonic acid transferase, which encodes MFVRKYSVGWSQRVGFLSSEMINSLKNRSVLWVHAVSVGEVHAAIPMIRLLKERFPDKKLIFSTVTVTGHKTVAAKIKGIDGLFYFPFDIPWIIKRVIRMLHPSIFIFFETEIWPNLLGNLKKNGIPSVLVNGRISNRSFSRYLKIKWLMKEWIGNISLALMQTEEDRFKMLELGADPCRIMTTGNTKYDQLKQPDKIPFGQISVLGQWDWWVAGSTHPGEEEMILNAYLRLRNEFPRLGLIIAPRHPERFSEVSGLIEQKGIFYSRKSQLKNETVWKSHFPPVILLDTIGELSEFYYWATIAFIGGSLVPKGGHNILEAVIWGKAPFFGKYSENFKEMVQIFKENNAGIEISSEEELVPKIGLYLKNKNLLEEKGKTALKTLHENQGATDRNMDLIEKLISEATGSASAERGVRGHRRTRSAARAPESERYEN
- the lpxK gene encoding tetraacyldisaccharide 4'-kinase, translated to MKTETYTSSRQWFNKIINTTQPEGGWRVLFSFLYLVSLLYFFIVKSRTVLYSCKILKTYTLPKRVISVGNITVGGTGKTPTVLALARFFNENGKKVAILSRGYGRTNEGAILIVSDGNQIFSSPSSAGEEAYFLAKELKGVIVAVGKNRYKTGLNLLTKYKIDLFILDDGYQHLKLHRDTNILLLDSDHPFSNGSLLPRGGLREPLSSIKRASMIFLTSKNGNHNKAAAILKEELFAGIPKYNVHFAPKCFFNALTAETCPIKKLSGNTSLIFSGIANPRSFRAMVDTCHIQVVRELVFPDHHRYQPHDIDAIYDIARSRKVDFIITTDKDAVKLTPYLRKEVPLIILKLEFKTEADFPWETLKSEKGS
- a CDS encoding lysophospholipid acyltransferase family protein: MGNVKIRKRLLKQMTPIIQYLQYLVFIFIEKVFNILPCPYALRLGKGLGTLFYYLDKRHRTVALENLEMIYGTRKTSEEIKKISLSCFENLGISIAEMIRLKNMNEKELLKSISVEGMEHYHEAMKKGRGLVFIGAHFGNWEMLAIVISLLFQKGYVVARKLDNPFIHQRIEKTRTFTGNHFINKNDAFWEMMKLLKKGELVGVLMDQNVAKREGVFVPFFGHPACTNKGLAMIVLKTKTPMIPIFMIRLPNGTHHVIVKPELPLVQTGHLKNDVRQNTAQITLAIEEMVSQCPEQWLWMHRRWKTQNAP
- the waaF gene encoding lipopolysaccharide heptosyltransferase II, producing MPPELEFKVKPEWIKRILIRTPNWIGDAVLSIPAMTAVRKHFRNSKISILGPDSVIQLLLENKIADDFISLDNNYRSVGGKLRLIQNLKKQRFDLAILFQNAFEAALITFLSSIRYRYGYNRDGRGFLLTDPVPFFSKSEKIHQLQFYLNLVKPLIGVEPVFEKPVLKISEREKARARILFEEEGILENKKMIGMNPGAAYGSAKRWLPERFSQLADRFIRETQSQVVFFGSSSETALVKKIQSQMTEKSFALTGKTNLRELIAAIARCSWFVTNDSGPMHIASALNIPTLSIFGPTDDTTTSPVGDDSVMIKKNVECSPCLMRECPIDHRCMTSITVDEVFNLFHTSWLSGKESSSPAVFLDRDGTINEDTHYVSSEEQFKIFPETSEGILLLNQIQVPVFVVSNQSGVERGFFTEALLLKLHMKLEADLNRVQAKISGFYYCPHRPETGCFCRKPKVGMINKILEKYPVNLKKSYFVGDQLSDLELANRIGAKGILVLTGKGKETLMKLKDQPDIIPVYVADNILHAARWIQEDFKNADSDLKQTHKKRVIARSETTKQS
- a CDS encoding PIG-L family deacetylase; amino-acid sequence: MNFRVKWAHIYRFYEAVEPHLKMSLPLEELPKGDKVLVLAPHIDDETIGCGGTLFKHSAAGHTVTVLFLADCTEERQKEGEAAGKILGVSKRIYWEYQSKTLNQFPEIRGRLIDLIKETDPDVVYLPSFIDRHNDHVTLNYYFFQALKNLKKNFMIYSYEVWTTLIPNVVVDISDQVEIKKRAMACYPSQLAGHNWLEGTLSLNRYRGMVSNAKSHGEAFFRMSPDKYIKLWDSLYG